The proteins below come from a single Natranaerofaba carboxydovora genomic window:
- a CDS encoding GntR family transcriptional regulator, translating into MNEPLALRDQIYLFLREEILEGRLKVGERLKQEELAKKMNASRMPVREAIQKLEKEGLIVRKHNKGAVVSTFDHEHLNEVYMLRKTLEQMAVELAVPHLTSEKINYLLELNKLFEKAANDRSYDKMLETNEKFHFTLYECCGFSYLLEMLRDLWNKFPRYTFDIISDQGKNSFYEHMEIIEACQNNDAKKAGEKTKVHIENAKKALLKELKNKSFYIIND; encoded by the coding sequence ATGAATGAACCGCTTGCTTTAAGGGATCAGATTTACCTTTTTCTAAGAGAGGAAATACTAGAAGGTAGATTAAAAGTCGGGGAAAGATTAAAGCAGGAAGAGTTAGCTAAAAAAATGAATGCCAGTCGAATGCCTGTTAGAGAAGCTATTCAAAAACTAGAAAAAGAAGGATTAATTGTTCGTAAACATAATAAAGGTGCTGTAGTTAGTACTTTCGATCATGAGCATCTTAATGAGGTGTACATGCTTAGAAAGACTTTAGAACAGATGGCTGTAGAGTTAGCTGTTCCTCACCTGACAAGTGAAAAAATTAATTATCTTCTTGAGTTAAATAAACTTTTTGAAAAAGCAGCTAATGACAGAAGTTATGACAAAATGCTAGAAACTAATGAAAAGTTCCACTTTACTTTATATGAATGTTGCGGGTTTTCTTATCTATTAGAGATGTTAAGAGATCTTTGGAATAAATTCCCTCGTTATACCTTTGATATTATTTCAGACCAGGGAAAAAACTCTTTTTATGAACATATGGAAATAATAGAGGCTTGTCAAAATAATGATGCCAAAAAGGCAGGAGAAAAAACTAAAGTGCATATAGAAAATGCCAAAAAAGCTCTATTAAAAGAACTCAAGAACAAAAGTTTTTATATAATAAATGATTGA
- a CDS encoding TRAP transporter permease: protein MSNKKKDNKMELTEEQAEQLKNLDVEDEVEHSGQRQFDGYKGIILMAFAAIISLAHIYFLVFNPIDPMKLRALHVLSLSALGFLLVPMSEKYKDRMAIIDWFGIVACLLIFVYLFSQFDQLIWRIRVSPDPLDVVMAIAGIAMVLELVRRTSGKALLILSFIFLGYGLFGDMLPRWIAHSGIGWQRFFGYMYSDYGIFSEPVAISSRYIVLFIIFAAFLTVSGVGRFFVQWAFAVSGFARGGPAKVSILASALMGTMNGTSAGNAVATGSLTIPLMKKVGYTPRFAAATESVASAGGQVMPPIMGAGIFLMAELTGIPYQRIMLAGIIPALLYFFSAYLMVDYEAIKLNLKGFPRKALPDLRHVLKRSYLFLPVIILFYMLLTGWSIIMAGFIGIVSCFIISWLHALVEYISQKKTGVGMNFMHVVQALEKGARGTIQLMSVCAAAGIIMGVIGQTGIGLRFANMLLGIAGANQLLALVFAMGVSILLGMGMPTTAAYAIGASILAPGLTSIGLPTLVAHMFVFYFACLSAITPPVALAAYAASGISGSDPMKTSYLSFRLGLTAYIVPYMFYYAPALILGNTEELFQLVTVGADGAEVVGELAMLTVVLRTITALIGVYGIASAVQSWYFGLLENWKRALVMAAGLLLVTPPLWADISGVVILVVVAFLQINASKDQSQEVSSESSSI, encoded by the coding sequence ATGAGCAACAAGAAAAAAGATAATAAAATGGAACTAACCGAAGAACAGGCGGAACAATTAAAAAACCTTGATGTCGAAGATGAGGTTGAGCACTCGGGGCAGAGGCAGTTTGATGGATATAAGGGTATAATATTAATGGCTTTTGCCGCAATTATATCGTTAGCTCATATTTATTTTTTAGTTTTTAACCCTATTGATCCAATGAAACTCAGGGCACTTCACGTTTTAAGTTTGTCTGCTTTGGGTTTTTTACTGGTACCTATGAGTGAAAAATATAAAGACAGAATGGCTATAATTGACTGGTTTGGAATTGTGGCCTGCTTATTAATATTTGTGTATTTGTTTTCACAATTTGATCAACTGATCTGGCGAATAAGAGTTAGCCCTGATCCACTTGATGTTGTAATGGCGATAGCTGGTATTGCCATGGTATTAGAGCTAGTTAGGCGAACAAGTGGTAAGGCACTATTGATACTTTCGTTTATTTTCCTTGGTTATGGATTATTCGGAGATATGCTACCAAGATGGATAGCTCACAGCGGTATTGGTTGGCAAAGGTTTTTTGGTTATATGTACAGTGACTATGGTATTTTTAGTGAGCCTGTAGCTATATCTTCTAGATATATAGTATTGTTTATTATTTTTGCTGCATTTTTAACAGTTTCTGGTGTAGGTAGATTCTTTGTGCAGTGGGCTTTTGCAGTTAGTGGTTTCGCTAGAGGAGGACCTGCCAAAGTATCTATATTAGCAAGTGCCTTGATGGGAACAATGAACGGAACATCTGCAGGCAATGCAGTTGCTACTGGAAGTTTGACTATTCCGCTGATGAAAAAAGTAGGATATACTCCCAGGTTTGCAGCGGCTACTGAATCTGTTGCTTCTGCAGGCGGACAGGTAATGCCACCTATTATGGGAGCTGGTATCTTCCTTATGGCTGAATTAACAGGAATACCTTATCAAAGAATAATGCTTGCTGGTATTATACCGGCTTTATTATATTTCTTCTCAGCATATCTAATGGTTGATTACGAAGCGATAAAGCTAAATCTAAAAGGGTTTCCAAGAAAGGCTTTACCTGATCTTAGGCACGTACTAAAAAGAAGTTATCTATTTTTACCGGTAATAATTCTTTTCTATATGTTACTTACTGGATGGTCTATAATTATGGCAGGTTTTATAGGAATTGTTTCCTGCTTTATTATAAGCTGGCTACATGCTTTGGTTGAGTATATTTCCCAGAAGAAGACTGGGGTAGGTATGAACTTTATGCACGTGGTGCAGGCCCTTGAAAAAGGTGCTAGAGGTACAATTCAGCTAATGTCTGTTTGTGCTGCTGCAGGAATAATTATGGGAGTAATTGGTCAGACCGGTATAGGCTTAAGGTTTGCTAATATGCTTCTTGGAATTGCCGGGGCAAACCAATTATTGGCACTGGTATTTGCTATGGGTGTTTCAATACTATTAGGTATGGGCATGCCTACAACAGCGGCTTATGCTATTGGGGCGTCTATTTTGGCACCGGGATTAACTAGCATTGGACTTCCTACTTTGGTTGCCCATATGTTCGTTTTTTACTTTGCTTGTTTATCAGCGATCACACCACCAGTTGCCCTTGCTGCTTATGCGGCTTCAGGTATAAGCGGCTCAGATCCTATGAAAACAAGTTATCTATCATTTAGACTTGGTTTAACGGCATATATAGTGCCATATATGTTCTATTATGCTCCGGCATTGATATTAGGAAATACAGAAGAACTTTTCCAGCTTGTGACAGTAGGGGCTGATGGAGCAGAAGTCGTCGGTGAGCTTGCAATGTTAACCGTAGTCCTTAGAACAATCACGGCCCTTATAGGTGTATATGGAATAGCTTCTGCTGTTCAGTCATGGTATTTTGGTCTGTTAGAAAACTGGAAGAGAGCTCTAGTTATGGCTGCTGGGCTTTTACTAGTGACACCACCACTATGGGCAGATATTTCAGGGGTAGTAATATTGGTTGTAGTGGCTTTCTTACAGATAAATGCTAGTAAAGACCAAAGTCAAGAAGTATCTTCAGAGAGCAGTAGTATTTAA
- a CDS encoding TAXI family TRAP transporter solute-binding subunit, with protein MFFKKKSFLVLMLVLLASVALIVAGCGEEADVDDPEDDGEWPETLSLGTAGSGGVYYYYGSGWASVIEDNVDVGVNTEQTGGPGDNMFLVNARDNDLGMITMGIGYEGYYGEDGTAYEGQPQENVRALFPMYSTYSQWWAHADDEIESLSDLDGKSVGVGPTGGTPGTYHPLMLDAVGVDADPVHAALSDLVDNHMDGQIDANSFSSGIPVGGYLEYEANVGPEEVDLIPVEGEERDAIMEDMPFWSEAVIPEDTYDSIDEDIETVVVFNWAIGHKDLPDDLVYEIVDAVMSNHEDMVDAHDAAEETVPENIDTNDFLPLHPGAAEWFEENDYDIHDDAQPID; from the coding sequence ATGTTTTTCAAAAAGAAAAGCTTTTTAGTATTGATGCTAGTACTACTTGCTTCAGTAGCGTTAATAGTTGCTGGATGCGGTGAAGAGGCAGATGTTGATGATCCAGAAGATGACGGTGAATGGCCAGAAACTTTGAGTCTTGGTACTGCAGGTTCTGGTGGAGTGTACTATTACTATGGTAGTGGCTGGGCAAGTGTTATTGAAGACAATGTTGATGTTGGTGTAAATACTGAGCAAACAGGTGGACCTGGAGATAACATGTTCCTAGTTAACGCGAGAGATAACGACCTTGGTATGATTACTATGGGTATTGGTTATGAAGGTTACTATGGTGAAGACGGGACAGCTTACGAAGGACAGCCGCAAGAGAACGTAAGAGCACTTTTCCCAATGTATAGTACTTATTCGCAGTGGTGGGCTCATGCAGATGACGAAATAGAGAGCCTTAGCGATCTTGATGGCAAGTCTGTAGGAGTTGGACCAACTGGTGGAACTCCTGGAACTTATCACCCACTTATGCTTGATGCAGTAGGCGTGGATGCAGATCCTGTGCATGCTGCACTATCTGACTTAGTAGATAACCACATGGATGGACAGATTGATGCTAACAGTTTCTCATCTGGAATTCCTGTTGGTGGATATCTTGAATATGAAGCTAATGTAGGGCCAGAGGAAGTAGATCTTATCCCGGTCGAGGGAGAAGAAAGAGATGCAATTATGGAAGATATGCCTTTCTGGAGTGAAGCAGTAATACCTGAAGACACTTATGATTCAATTGATGAAGATATTGAGACAGTTGTTGTATTTAACTGGGCTATTGGACACAAAGATCTACCAGATGATCTTGTATACGAGATCGTTGATGCAGTTATGAGTAACCATGAAGATATGGTTGATGCTCACGATGCTGCAGAAGAAACTGTGCCAGAAAATATCGATACAAACGACTTCTTACCACTTCATCCTGGTGCAGCTGAATGGTTCGAAGAAAATGACTATGATATTCATGATGATGCACAGCCTATAGATTAA
- a CDS encoding LTA synthase family protein produces the protein MRDYYNRIKKYFINKPYSNENLVKSLVTLSFIKIVLFSIGIQAPEVELNWRILTVVVFVVANLSILLVLYSPIFFIKRRYYQIIYGLIINFGMSFVIVANRVYNMFFHSYISLQTVAHSTEGLSMFQAVYSTFRMGEFLWIIDIPILFYIFSRQPITNELIGKSTKADYEVVNGDEKRNEKKFSRFMIAALIVSITVIIWTPVLSIYTGVSEQHPHIQLRDSGPFMFYTREAVARTPVVEESRLDIRDKQRIEGWFENNKPEKKEEELEFYGEMEGKNLILLQIEALQNVAIDKEINGQEITPNLNRIIDESMFFSKTYDQTDMATADAEALVNFSLYPPGNVSAYMQYPDNYFYSLPRVLQRVGYNTSVLHGYYREFYNREEAYPNVGYESFVSMENFEKDEMYNGLLGDKTFLEQSVDHIKNLEEPYFAFVITLTSHHPFNYIEPEDYEGIDVSGYENTIVGDYIRSIHYTDAAIGRFYELLKENEILDNTLLAFYGDHAAFNYNERHYQELNQFFGVNVHKPEEQITIHKVPFGIYDQDGRFEGEIDEKMGMIDIFPTIANIMGVDHSYTMGRDVLNSEEDFVIFRDGSFIKDGKYYISKKNAFFDMNTTDQVEVENKDEWQAKVEDALEISDLIYETNYFETDFFRENHVIYKE, from the coding sequence TTGCGTGATTATTACAACAGAATTAAGAAGTATTTTATAAATAAACCCTATTCTAATGAAAATTTAGTAAAATCACTTGTGACTTTATCTTTTATAAAGATTGTTTTGTTTTCGATTGGTATTCAGGCGCCTGAAGTTGAGCTTAACTGGCGTATTCTTACGGTTGTTGTTTTTGTTGTTGCAAATCTAAGTATATTGCTAGTACTTTATTCACCTATATTTTTCATAAAAAGACGTTACTATCAGATTATTTATGGGTTAATCATAAACTTTGGTATGTCTTTTGTAATAGTAGCAAACAGGGTATATAATATGTTCTTTCATAGCTATATTTCCTTGCAGACTGTGGCTCATTCCACTGAAGGGTTATCCATGTTTCAGGCTGTATATTCTACCTTTAGGATGGGAGAATTTTTGTGGATCATAGATATTCCGATATTGTTTTATATTTTTTCTAGACAACCTATAACAAATGAACTAATAGGTAAAAGCACAAAAGCTGATTACGAAGTTGTTAATGGAGACGAGAAAAGGAATGAAAAGAAATTTTCTAGATTTATGATAGCTGCCTTAATTGTTTCTATAACGGTAATTATTTGGACTCCTGTGCTAAGTATTTATACTGGAGTGTCAGAACAGCATCCTCATATTCAGTTGAGGGATTCAGGGCCTTTTATGTTTTATACCAGGGAGGCTGTTGCCAGGACCCCTGTTGTTGAAGAAAGCAGGCTGGATATAAGGGACAAACAGAGGATAGAAGGATGGTTTGAAAATAATAAACCTGAAAAGAAAGAGGAAGAGTTAGAATTTTATGGGGAAATGGAAGGAAAAAACTTAATTTTGCTGCAGATTGAGGCTTTACAAAATGTTGCTATTGATAAAGAAATAAATGGACAAGAGATAACGCCAAACTTAAATAGGATTATTGACGAAAGTATGTTTTTTAGTAAGACATACGATCAAACAGATATGGCAACTGCTGATGCTGAAGCACTTGTTAACTTTTCTCTGTATCCACCAGGAAATGTGAGTGCATATATGCAGTATCCTGATAACTATTTTTATTCTCTTCCTAGGGTCTTACAAAGAGTTGGTTATAATACTTCGGTACTTCATGGCTATTATAGAGAGTTCTATAACAGGGAAGAAGCGTACCCAAATGTAGGATATGAAAGTTTTGTTAGTATGGAAAACTTCGAAAAAGATGAAATGTACAATGGGTTATTAGGAGATAAAACTTTTCTAGAACAAAGTGTTGATCATATTAAGAATTTAGAGGAGCCTTATTTTGCTTTTGTAATAACGTTAACAAGTCATCATCCATTTAACTATATTGAACCTGAAGATTATGAAGGAATTGACGTGTCTGGTTACGAAAATACTATTGTGGGTGATTATATCCGATCAATCCATTACACGGATGCTGCAATCGGCAGGTTTTATGAATTGCTAAAAGAAAATGAAATATTAGATAATACCCTACTCGCATTTTATGGAGACCATGCTGCTTTTAACTATAACGAACGTCACTACCAAGAATTAAATCAATTTTTTGGAGTAAATGTTCATAAGCCAGAGGAGCAAATAACTATACACAAAGTACCTTTTGGTATATATGATCAAGATGGTAGATTTGAAGGTGAAATAGATGAAAAGATGGGTATGATAGATATTTTCCCAACGATAGCGAATATAATGGGTGTAGATCATTCATATACCATGGGTAGAGATGTCTTAAACAGTGAAGAAGATTTTGTTATATTTAGAGATGGTTCTTTCATTAAAGATGGAAAATATTATATTTCCAAAAAAAATGCTTTTTTTGATATGAATACAACTGACCAAGTTGAAGTTGAAAATAAAGATGAATGGCAAGCTAAGGTTGAAGATGCTTTAGAGATATCTGACTTAATATATGAGACAAATTATTTTGAAACAGACTTTTTTAGAGAGAATCATGTCATATACAAAGAGTGA
- the sppA gene encoding signal peptide peptidase SppA, translating into MFVKDDLKDLIMFALKSIIVFVLVLSIPLVMLLMVGAFSIALTGTDVAEEEGTVYVVDLQGAIQEGPVDFMNTGINPNLVDSRLSEIENRGAEAVVLRVNSPGGSVAASQEIASIIDNYELPVVISMADTAASGGYYISSPADHIMANAGTTTGSIGVISVIMNLEGLYEKLGIEVEVITSGEFKGMGHESLTDEEKQKIQDMSDDFYEQFVGDISDYRGIDKDEVYEVATGEVFTGRKAYELGLVDSLGGMNEAVDKAGELAGIDDPRKARLESPSLAQQLFNIVSDLPSIIENYRTPEKLQYFDEFDDNFPVRFKYKQ; encoded by the coding sequence ATGTTTGTTAAAGATGATTTGAAAGACTTGATAATGTTTGCTTTAAAGAGTATTATAGTTTTTGTGTTGGTCCTGTCTATTCCTCTGGTTATGTTATTGATGGTCGGTGCCTTTTCTATTGCTTTGACGGGTACAGATGTTGCCGAAGAAGAAGGAACAGTATATGTAGTTGATCTTCAGGGGGCTATTCAGGAAGGGCCAGTTGATTTTATGAATACTGGGATAAACCCAAACTTAGTTGATAGTAGACTGAGTGAGATTGAAAATAGAGGAGCAGAGGCAGTTGTATTAAGGGTAAATAGCCCGGGTGGTTCAGTTGCAGCATCTCAGGAAATTGCTTCAATAATTGATAATTATGAACTTCCTGTAGTTATATCTATGGCAGATACAGCTGCATCAGGTGGATATTATATTTCTTCCCCGGCTGATCATATCATGGCGAATGCTGGTACTACCACGGGTTCTATAGGTGTGATTAGTGTAATTATGAATCTTGAAGGCTTATATGAGAAGCTAGGAATTGAAGTTGAAGTTATTACTTCTGGAGAATTTAAAGGTATGGGTCATGAAAGCCTAACAGATGAAGAAAAACAAAAAATTCAAGATATGTCCGATGACTTTTATGAACAATTTGTAGGAGATATAAGTGATTACAGAGGTATTGATAAAGATGAAGTCTATGAAGTTGCAACGGGGGAAGTATTTACAGGTCGGAAAGCTTATGAGCTAGGCCTTGTAGACAGCTTAGGAGGAATGAATGAAGCAGTTGATAAAGCGGGAGAGCTTGCAGGGATAGATGATCCAAGAAAGGCTAGACTTGAATCTCCATCACTTGCTCAACAACTATTTAATATCGTTAGCGATTTGCCGTCGATAATAGAAAACTATAGGACTCCAGAAAAACTACAATATTTTGATGAATTTGACGACAACTTTCCAGTGCGTTTTAAGTATAAACAATAG
- a CDS encoding sigma-54-dependent transcriptional regulator — MSGVLVVDDEKDIGEFFKYFLRKLKIEASTALDMGSARGLLKENKYDLVILDLKLPDGNGIDLLEEITENSPETNVIIITGVSTIRTAVEAIKKGAYDYIEKPFEDLNDLEEVITNALSSGDGPAKDSKESKKLREDIGFVVGYSQKMQQILSVVEKIAAKKINILVTGETGTGKEVLARYIHGLSDRAYNPFVPVNCGAFAETLLESQLFGHEKGAFTDAYTSKKGVFEIANNGTLFLDEIGEASKNVQVKLLRVLDSGKFNRVGSEKLINTNCRIIAATNVDLEKAVEMEKFRKDLYYRLNVVNIEIPPLRDRKEDIPILAEYIAEKKSNKKIKFTSDTVSKLKNYSWPGNIRELSNVLSRALALSSNDNVIKEEYLMIKETGEKTDEETEETNEENIDDMDNSTKELEEKLNSWFENNYLDKNTIDLNKIKEQITIAENNFMKNIVTQTLKETIGDRKKAANKLNITPRKLRYLLKEK, encoded by the coding sequence TTGTCTGGCGTATTGGTAGTTGATGATGAAAAAGATATTGGAGAATTTTTTAAATACTTTTTAAGAAAGCTCAAAATAGAAGCAAGCACAGCGCTTGATATGGGTAGTGCAAGAGGTTTATTAAAGGAGAATAAATATGATTTAGTCATATTAGATTTGAAGCTGCCTGATGGGAATGGTATTGACTTATTGGAAGAAATCACTGAAAATTCCCCTGAGACCAATGTTATTATTATTACAGGGGTAAGCACAATCAGGACTGCTGTAGAAGCTATAAAAAAAGGTGCTTATGATTATATAGAAAAACCTTTTGAAGACTTGAATGATTTGGAAGAGGTAATTACAAATGCCTTAAGTAGTGGAGATGGACCGGCAAAAGATTCAAAAGAATCGAAAAAACTTAGAGAAGATATTGGTTTTGTAGTGGGATATAGTCAAAAAATGCAGCAAATCCTTTCAGTAGTAGAAAAAATAGCTGCAAAAAAAATAAATATATTAGTAACAGGAGAAACGGGAACAGGAAAAGAAGTACTTGCTCGTTATATTCATGGTCTAAGTGATAGGGCATATAATCCTTTTGTCCCTGTTAATTGTGGTGCTTTTGCAGAAACACTTTTGGAGAGTCAGTTATTTGGCCATGAAAAAGGAGCGTTCACCGATGCTTATACATCCAAAAAAGGTGTGTTTGAGATAGCCAATAATGGGACTTTATTTTTAGATGAAATAGGTGAAGCTTCAAAAAATGTGCAGGTTAAGCTTTTAAGAGTATTAGATAGTGGGAAGTTTAATAGAGTGGGATCAGAAAAACTTATAAACACTAACTGTAGAATAATTGCTGCTACAAATGTAGATTTAGAAAAGGCAGTAGAGATGGAAAAATTCAGAAAAGATCTTTATTACAGGTTGAATGTTGTTAATATAGAGATCCCACCATTAAGAGATCGAAAAGAAGATATACCTATTCTTGCAGAATATATTGCTGAGAAAAAATCAAATAAAAAAATTAAATTTACCTCAGATACGGTTTCTAAACTAAAAAACTACTCCTGGCCAGGAAACATCAGAGAGCTATCTAATGTCCTCTCTAGAGCCCTGGCATTATCTTCTAATGATAATGTGATAAAAGAAGAATATTTGATGATTAAAGAAACTGGCGAGAAAACTGATGAAGAAACTGAAGAAACTAATGAAGAGAATATAGATGACATGGATAACTCCACTAAGGAATTGGAGGAAAAGCTAAATAGCTGGTTTGAAAATAATTACTTAGACAAAAACACGATAGATTTAAACAAAATTAAGGAACAAATTACAATTGCTGAAAATAATTTTATGAAAAATATTGTGACACAAACATTAAAAGAAACAATTGGTGATAGAAAAAAGGCCGCTAATAAGTTAAATATAACACCTAGAAAATTACGTTATTTATTAAAAGAAAAATAA
- a CDS encoding ATP-binding protein gives MAKRDLLSNLTGVGSSKLSYYTELKDKTQELEERNTQLEIINEIAKSIKLDVSLKSILKKIAFLLNKVIPIDTLALYPKNSNILACVRKSLEDNDFVDLDKTDELEKLQINFDYKARPESCLENRVTIFPLKAKSNYLGFLIIKVEDNVDLDVQKGEFLVNLTDLLSIGIENSSLYNEVLSLNKRWEETFKAITDQIYVIDKDYNLLRYNDATKNYYQLREDTAGEKCYKAFHNKSRPCGKCPMKKMFKLREPVQKRKKIGEDYFDVYSYPAKDKEGQVFGGVISERNITEKLMMESQLIQSAKLKATGEMAAGVAHEINNPLTTILGNSQLLLSELDEDDERKILVKRIVESGKRCKNIIKKLLTFAKEEGSEWEKTCLNECVNDVLEMITYQLEKKGINIIFEKGDVSFVTGNKQQLEQVIINFIFNASDAVENEISPEIKIQTGLLEINEKENDKEMVYVTIADNGCGIAEKERENLFQPFYTTKDDNKEGYGLGLFVSMGIIKNHNGEIKFKSEEGKGSSFTLYIPV, from the coding sequence ATGGCTAAAAGAGATTTATTAAGTAATCTAACAGGGGTTGGATCCTCCAAATTAAGTTATTATACAGAATTGAAGGATAAGACCCAAGAGCTAGAAGAAAGAAATACCCAGCTAGAGATAATAAATGAAATAGCTAAAAGCATTAAATTAGATGTATCCCTAAAAAGTATACTGAAAAAAATTGCCTTTCTGTTAAATAAGGTGATCCCAATTGATACTCTAGCTCTTTACCCAAAAAACAGCAATATTTTGGCGTGTGTTAGGAAATCACTTGAAGATAATGATTTTGTTGACCTGGATAAGACTGACGAATTAGAAAAGTTACAGATAAATTTTGATTATAAAGCCAGGCCAGAGAGCTGCTTGGAAAATCGTGTGACAATTTTTCCTTTAAAAGCAAAATCAAATTATTTAGGTTTTTTGATAATAAAAGTAGAAGATAATGTTGATTTAGATGTACAAAAAGGTGAATTTTTGGTGAACTTAACTGACCTTTTAAGCATAGGCATTGAAAACTCAAGTCTATATAATGAAGTTTTATCCTTGAATAAGCGCTGGGAAGAGACCTTTAAGGCTATTACAGATCAAATATATGTTATAGATAAGGATTATAATCTGCTTAGGTATAATGATGCTACTAAAAATTACTATCAGTTGAGAGAAGATACGGCAGGGGAAAAATGCTATAAAGCATTTCATAACAAGAGTAGACCGTGTGGCAAATGTCCTATGAAAAAAATGTTCAAACTTAGAGAGCCAGTCCAAAAACGAAAAAAGATTGGAGAAGATTACTTCGATGTTTATTCTTATCCTGCTAAAGATAAGGAAGGCCAAGTCTTTGGTGGGGTGATTAGTGAGCGAAATATTACGGAAAAATTAATGATGGAAAGCCAGCTAATCCAATCCGCTAAGTTAAAAGCAACAGGGGAAATGGCAGCAGGTGTTGCTCATGAGATTAATAATCCCCTTACAACCATTCTTGGTAATTCACAACTGCTTTTATCTGAACTAGATGAGGATGATGAAAGAAAAATACTCGTAAAAAGAATTGTTGAAAGTGGTAAGAGATGTAAAAATATAATAAAGAAATTATTAACCTTTGCCAAAGAAGAAGGAAGCGAATGGGAAAAAACATGTCTTAATGAATGTGTAAATGATGTCTTGGAGATGATTACCTATCAACTAGAAAAAAAGGGTATTAATATTATATTTGAAAAAGGGGACGTTTCTTTTGTTACAGGGAACAAACAACAGCTAGAACAGGTTATAATAAATTTTATATTTAATGCTAGTGATGCGGTAGAAAATGAGATAAGCCCGGAAATTAAAATACAAACAGGGCTTTTAGAGATCAACGAGAAAGAGAACGATAAAGAGATGGTTTATGTTACTATAGCGGATAATGGTTGTGGCATAGCAGAAAAGGAAAGAGAAAATTTATTTCAACCTTTTTATACAACAAAAGATGATAACAAAGAAGGATATGGATTAGGTCTTTTTGTAAGTATGGGAATAATTAAAAACCACAATGGTGAAATAAAATTTAAAAGTGAAGAGGGTAAGGGTAGTTCTTTTACTCTGTATATTCCCGTTTAA
- a CDS encoding iron-containing alcohol dehydrogenase: MDIFKFVIPEIIFGAGSHIEIGKSADRLGANKVFVVSDEGVKNTGWVDESIKYIKEADLSYSVWTEITPNPKDYEIVNGAEEYLNNRCDAIIAVGGGSVIDAAKAIAILVANGGSIEDYEGIDKITKPLPPLVVVPTTAGSGAEITQFCIITNKEKKSKMSIVSKSLIPDISISDPNMLATKPFELTANTGMDALTHAIEAYTSIAATPFTDVNALNAIKLISSNLRQSTAQKDNMKAKEAMAMASIQAAKAFSNAILGAVHAMTHQLGGFLDVPHGAVNAILLPYVMRFNLISCVEKYADIARAFGEADENLSSRELAEKAISAVDKLARDIDIPRNLREFGVKEEHIPLLSQNALKDVCLVTNPRDASKEDIEKVFKTAI, translated from the coding sequence ATGGATATTTTCAAGTTTGTAATACCAGAGATTATCTTTGGAGCAGGTTCTCATATTGAGATAGGAAAAAGTGCTGACAGATTAGGTGCCAATAAAGTTTTTGTTGTAAGCGATGAAGGGGTTAAGAATACGGGCTGGGTAGATGAAAGTATAAAATATATTAAAGAAGCAGACTTGTCGTATTCGGTTTGGACAGAGATCACACCAAATCCTAAAGACTATGAAATTGTAAATGGTGCAGAAGAATACCTTAATAATAGATGTGATGCTATAATAGCAGTTGGTGGTGGAAGTGTAATTGATGCTGCTAAGGCTATAGCTATTTTGGTAGCAAATGGAGGCAGTATTGAGGATTATGAAGGTATTGACAAGATAACAAAGCCACTGCCTCCCCTTGTAGTTGTTCCTACTACAGCTGGTTCTGGTGCAGAGATAACTCAGTTTTGTATAATTACCAATAAAGAAAAGAAATCAAAGATGAGTATAGTTTCAAAGTCTTTAATACCTGATATTTCGATATCAGATCCAAATATGCTGGCGACAAAGCCTTTTGAACTTACAGCCAATACTGGAATGGATGCATTAACTCATGCAATAGAGGCTTATACTTCTATTGCCGCTACACCTTTTACTGATGTGAATGCACTAAATGCAATTAAGCTAATATCTAGTAATTTGCGTCAATCTACAGCTCAAAAAGATAATATGAAAGCCAAAGAAGCGATGGCTATGGCATCTATTCAGGCAGCGAAAGCTTTTTCTAATGCGATCCTTGGAGCCGTTCATGCCATGACTCATCAATTAGGCGGCTTTCTAGACGTGCCCCATGGCGCAGTAAATGCAATTTTGTTACCATATGTTATGAGATTTAACCTCATTTCCTGTGTAGAAAAGTATGCAGATATAGCAAGGGCATTTGGAGAGGCTGACGAAAATTTAAGTTCAAGAGAATTAGCTGAAAAAGCGATCTCTGCAGTAGACAAACTGGCAAGAGATATAGATATACCAAGAAATTTAAGAGAATTTGGGGTAAAAGAGGAACATATACCTTTGCTTAGTCAAAATGCATTAAAGGATGTTTGTCTTGTTACAAACCCAAGGGACGCTTCAAAAGAAGATATTGAAAAAGTTTTTAAGACAGCAATATAA